From Lutra lutra chromosome 14, mLutLut1.2, whole genome shotgun sequence, a single genomic window includes:
- the LOC125084787 gene encoding olfactory receptor 6C74-like produces the protein MEMGNGTTVQEFTLEGFPAIQHLGKVLFLVHLLVYLASIAGNVIIITITCADSWLHTPMYLFLSTFSFLECGVISAVIPKLLVIFLSGKQTISFPACFMQAFVFLFLGAVGFLLIAVMSLDRYVAICKPLHYPTIMNLKTCFLLVTACFTLAFPFITGLVVKVFQLSFCGPRIIPHFFCDLAPLIHLSCSDTRTTERLTFVLALFILITSLIITIIAYSNIVVTIVQLPSAKEKQKAFSTCSSHLIVLSLMYGSCVFIYVKPKQLNRLESNRESALVNTVVTPLLNPVIYTLQNKQVHRALRETMCRMKISR, from the coding sequence ATGGAAATGGGGAATGGGACAACTGTCCAAGAATTCACCTTGGAGGGGTTTCCTGCCATCCAACACCTGGGAAAGGTCCTCTTTCTGGTGCACTTGCTGGTGTACCTGGCATCCATTGCTGGCAATGTAATCATAATCACCATCACCTGTGCTGACTCCTGGCTCCATACACCTATGTATTTGTTCCTCAGCACTTTCTCCTTCTTGGAGTGTGGTGTCATAAGTGCTGTTATTCCCAAGTTGCTGGTCATCTTTCTCTCAGGCAAGCAAACCATTTCCTTTCCTGCCTGTTTCATGCAagcctttgtctttttatttcttggagCAGTAGGTTTCCTCCTCATAGCAGTGATGTCTCTGGATCGGTATGTGGCCATTTGCAAGCCTCTGCATTACCCGACCATCATGAACCTGAAGACTTGCTTCCTTCTGGTCACTGCCTGCTTCACATTGGCCTTTCCCTTTATCACTGGGCTGGTAGTGAAGGTTTTCCAGTTGTCCTTCTGTGGTCCCCGTATCATTCCTCACTTTTTCTGTGACCTTGCCCCCCTGATTCATCTCTCCTGCTCTGACACCAGAACTACTGAAAGGTTGACCTTTGTCCTCGCTTTGTTTATCCTTATAACATCTCTTATCATAACCATCATTGCATACAGCAACATAGTAGTCACAATCGTACAACTCCCATCAGCCAAGGAGAAACAGAAAGctttctccacctgctcctctcATCTCATAGTCCTCTCTCTGATGTATGGCAgctgtgtgtttatatatgtgaAACCAAAACAACTGAACAGGCTGGAGTCCAACAGGGAGTCTGCCCTTGTGAACACAGTGGTGACCCCACTGCTGAACCCTGTCATCTACACTCTGCAGAACAAGCAGGTCCACCGGGCTCTGAGGGAGACAATGTGCAGAATGAAaatatcaagataa